The sequence AAAAGTTAAGTCCAAGACTTAACTTTATTTATTTTCAATCCTAAAACTTGCCCACGTGGTGGAATTGGTAGACACGCTACCTTGAGGGGGTAGTGTTCGAAAGGACGTGCTGGTTCGACTCCAGTCGTGGGCACAAAACCGCATTTAATTGCGGTTTTTTTGTTTGACCTTGTTTTTACAAAAACTTATGGACCAACCAATCAAAGTCATCAACATTACATAAACTCTTCTAAATTTTATAGGTATAAATTAGGCTAGCTACATTAAAATTGTAAATTTGTTTAACGTTTATATTCAAAAGATGAACAATGTAAAGAAGTCCTTCAGTATTCGCGATATGGAAAACCTTTCTGGTATTAAGGCTCATACCATTAGAATTTGGGAAAAAAGATATAATTTGTTTACACCTGAAAGGACTACCACGAACATAAGGACTTACAGTTTGGGCAGTTTGCAAAAGTTACTAAACATCACTTTACTCTACAACAGTGGTTATAAGATTTCCAAAATAGCCAAGCTAGAGGACTCCAACATACCTGTAATGGTTAGGGAAATTGTTTCTAACAACAGTGAAAAAAGTCATGCCATCAATGCTTTTAAGCTAGCTATGATCAATTTTGATCAAACATTGTTTCTAAACACATACAATAGTCTGTTATCAGAAAGGTCATTTAGAGATATCTTCAACGAGGTACTTATCCCATTACTGAATGAGCTTGGACTTCTGTGGCAGACAGACACTATAAGCCCTGCTCATGAACATTTTATCACCCACCTGATCAAGCAAAAAATATATATCAATACGGAGAAGCTTCAAATGGTTGAGCCTACCCAAAAAGATAAGGTATTTACGCTCTTTTTACCAGAAAACGAAATACATGAAATTGGGCTACTCTATCTTAACTATGAAATCACTTTAAGAGGATATAAATCTATTTACCTAGGCCAAACTATGCCTATAGAAAGTTTAGTAGATCTGCTCAAATACTATGATAACGTGCACTTTGTATCTTACTTTACGGTTTCACCAACAAAAGATGATTTGACTGCATATTTTGACAAATTTTCCAAGACTTTAAACATATCTGGTAATTCTAGACTTTTTGTCTTAGGACATCAAATACAATATGTTGCCAAAGAAGAACTTCCAACCTATGTAAAAACCTTTAATTCGATTGAACAACTCATGAACTCCCTCTAATCCACTTCTAACCTACTAAAATGAAAAATGCTATTATAATCGGTTCTGGTTTTTCCTCGCTCTCAGCCTCTTGCTACTTAGCTAAGGCGGGGTTCAATGTTACCGTTTTTGAAAAAAATGGTACTGTTGGAGGTAGAGCAAGACAATTCATTAAAGACGGATTTACTTTTGATATTGGCCCAAGCTGGTATTGGATGCCCGATATTTTTGATAAATTCTTTTCAGATTTTGGTAAGAAAACCTCAGATTACTATCAATTGGATAAATTGAGTCCTGCGTACAAGATTTTTTTTGATGATGACGTGATTACGATTGGAGATTGTATGGACAAAATATGTGAAGAATTTGAAAGGATTGAACCAGGAAGCGGAAAACATCTCAAGAACTTCATTGCTAAGGCACAGAAAAACTATGACATTGCCATTAACAAAGTGGTTTTACGTCCTGGCCTATCACCTTTAGAATTAGTTACCAAAGAAACGGTACTTAGAGTTGATCAATTCTTTAAGACAATAAGTCAAGAAGTTCGTAGGCGTTTTAAAAACCCAAAACTAATTTCAACACTAGAGTTTCCAGTGCTTTTTTTAGGTGCTAAACCCAGTAAAACTCCTTCCTTTTATAGCTTTATGAATTTTGCTGATTTTGGATTAGGGACTTGGCACCCAAAAGGAGGCATGTACGAAATCATAAAAGCCATGAAGAACCTGGCGGAAGAATTGGGAGTAAAGTTCTGCACAAATAGCACTGTGGATAAAATTCTTGTTTCTGATGGAAAAGCATCAGGAATAAGCACCAATGGTAAAAACTTTGAGGCAGACGTAGTAATTAGCGGTGCAGATTACCATCATTCCGAAACACTTTTGGATAACAACTATAGACAATACTCTGAGGCGTATTGGGATAAAAAGACTTATGCACCCTCTTCTCTCCTCTTCTACATAGGTTTTTCCAAAAAGCTAAAAAACATTGAGCACCACAATCTGTTTTTTGATACAGATTTTGAAAAACACGCTCAGGAAATCTATGATGACCCGCAATGGCCCAGCAATCCATTGTTCTATGCAAATTTTCCTTCAGTAACTGATTCTTCTATGGCTCCAGAAGGTTATGAAACTGGTTTTTTTCTGGTTCCAATAGCTCCAGACCTAGAAGATACACCACAATTAAGATCTCAATATTTTGATATTATTATAGATAGATTCGAAAAGCGTACAGGACAGGATGTGAAAAATTTCATTATCTTCAAAGAGAGTTTCTGTGTGAACGACTTTATTGAGCAATATAATTCTTATAAAGGCAACGCTTATGGCATGGCAAATACACTGCAGCAAACTGCTTTTTTAAGACCCAACCTCAAAAGTAGCAAAGTAAAAAATTTGTTTTTTACAGGTCAGTTGACTGTTCCAGGTCCCGGTGTTCCACCATCCTTAATCTCAGGAAAATTAGTATCTGACTTGATAACCAAAAAAAACTTAGCCAGATGAAAACTATTTTTGATAGCGTATCCTATAGCTGCAGTAAAATTGTAACGGAAACTTACAGTACTTCGTTCTCTTTGGCCACAAAAATGTTATCCACCTCTATACGAGCAGATATTTATAACATTTACGGGTTTGTGCGCTTTGCAGACGAGATTGTAGATACTTTCCATGATTACAACAAAAAAGAGCTCTTTAAGAATTTTGAAAAAGCAATGGAAGATGCCATTGCAAATAAAATCAGCTTAAACCCCATTCTCAATTCCTTTCAAAATACGTA is a genomic window of Flagellimonas sp. CMM7 containing:
- a CDS encoding B12-binding domain-containing protein; its protein translation is MNNVKKSFSIRDMENLSGIKAHTIRIWEKRYNLFTPERTTTNIRTYSLGSLQKLLNITLLYNSGYKISKIAKLEDSNIPVMVREIVSNNSEKSHAINAFKLAMINFDQTLFLNTYNSLLSERSFRDIFNEVLIPLLNELGLLWQTDTISPAHEHFITHLIKQKIYINTEKLQMVEPTQKDKVFTLFLPENEIHEIGLLYLNYEITLRGYKSIYLGQTMPIESLVDLLKYYDNVHFVSYFTVSPTKDDLTAYFDKFSKTLNISGNSRLFVLGHQIQYVAKEELPTYVKTFNSIEQLMNSL
- a CDS encoding NAD(P)/FAD-dependent oxidoreductase; this encodes MKNAIIIGSGFSSLSASCYLAKAGFNVTVFEKNGTVGGRARQFIKDGFTFDIGPSWYWMPDIFDKFFSDFGKKTSDYYQLDKLSPAYKIFFDDDVITIGDCMDKICEEFERIEPGSGKHLKNFIAKAQKNYDIAINKVVLRPGLSPLELVTKETVLRVDQFFKTISQEVRRRFKNPKLISTLEFPVLFLGAKPSKTPSFYSFMNFADFGLGTWHPKGGMYEIIKAMKNLAEELGVKFCTNSTVDKILVSDGKASGISTNGKNFEADVVISGADYHHSETLLDNNYRQYSEAYWDKKTYAPSSLLFYIGFSKKLKNIEHHNLFFDTDFEKHAQEIYDDPQWPSNPLFYANFPSVTDSSMAPEGYETGFFLVPIAPDLEDTPQLRSQYFDIIIDRFEKRTGQDVKNFIIFKESFCVNDFIEQYNSYKGNAYGMANTLQQTAFLRPNLKSSKVKNLFFTGQLTVPGPGVPPSLISGKLVSDLITKKNLAR